The Burkholderia ambifaria AMMD genome contains the following window.
ACGAATGCACGCGTGACGCTGCCGAACAACCAGTACGCGATGGTCGGCAACAAGCGCGTGCAGGGTCTCGAGCTTGGCGTCGCCGGCCAGATCACGAAGCAATGGCAGGTATTCGGCGGCTACACGTACATGAAGAGCGAGCTGCGCGACAACGGCAAGGACGCCGCGAACGACGGCCACCGCTTCCCGAACACGCCGAAGCACAGCCTGACGATGTGGTCGAACTACGACGTGACGCCGAAATTCACCGTCGGCGGCGGCGCGTTCTACATGTCGGAAGTGTTCGGCGATCCGGCGAACCTGCGCGCGGTGCCGTCGTACTGGCGCTTCGACGCGATGGCGCAGTACCGGATCAACAAGAAGCTCGACCTGCAGTTGAACGTGAACAACCTGTTCAACCGCACGTACTTCGATCAGGCGTATCCGGCGCACTACGCGTCGATCGCGCCGGGCCGCTCGGCGTTCATCACGCTGAATGCGCGTTACTGATCGATGGAAGCCGTCTCGCTGAAGGCGCTCGCGTCGGTGTCGCCGCGCGCGTTCGCCGACATCCTGGCCGGGCCGCCCGAGCGCGCCGCCGCGTGGGTCGCGGCGGCGGCCGAGCACGGGATCGTCGACGCGCAGGCCGTCTACGGACAGTATCTGCTCGACGGACACGGCGTCGCGCGCGATCCGGCCGCCGCGTTCGGCTGGTTCGGGCATGCGGCGCGGGCCGGCCATCCGATGGCGATGAACATGCTCGGACGCTGCTACGAGTTCGGCTGGGGCACGGCCGCGTGCGCGCCGGTGGCCGTGTACTGGTACCGGCTCGCCGCTCAGGCGGGCCTCGACTGGGGCATGTACAACTACGCGACGGCGCTCGCGCTCGGCAACGGCATCGACGAGAACCGCGCCGATGCGCTCGACTGGTTTCGCCGCGCGGCCGCGCTCGGCCATGCGAAGTCGATCAACCTGATCGG
Protein-coding sequences here:
- a CDS encoding tetratricopeptide repeat protein, producing the protein MEAVSLKALASVSPRAFADILAGPPERAAAWVAAAAEHGIVDAQAVYGQYLLDGHGVARDPAAAFGWFGHAARAGHPMAMNMLGRCYEFGWGTAACAPVAVYWYRLAAQAGLDWGMYNYATALALGNGIDENRADALDWFRRAAALGHAKSINLIGGFYEDGWVVPADVDTAFDHYRRAAEAGDFRGQFNYARLLAERGRIDEALAWLARVPATATPAFVAKMRAYLASSPLAALRAAALRLPSHGMEFES